TTTTGAATCATGCTTTCAACAAAAAATGTTATCAGAATATAATTTATATCTCCTAAAGAGTATGAAATACATACTTATTTAACCAAGAACTGAGGGAAAGTTATCAAAAATAAACGTAAATTACTGACTGTAAGACTCATCCAGTTTAACGTACATATTTCGATATTTTCTTCGTCTGATAATGATCATCTGGTCTGATCGTCTGTGAATTAATGTCGAACATATGTAAAAAAGCATAAATAATGTATCCTTATCTATGAATCTAATCTTAATATGGATCTTACTTGTAAGATAACCATAAGATAATCGACCCTTATAATTAGTTTCTAAGCTGATGGTCTCGATTATTATGATGTTTTCCTCAAAgaattgtatatttttaaatactttaaaatcaaacaatttattattatcttttaGTTAAAAGTTTAAACATTGCTCCTCATTAAGAAAATAATCTTAATGCATGCATTGACGATTCTTATTCTTATGTAaccataattttataattttagtaaTATAAGTGGCACTAAATTATGAAGAATTTACTTTCCAttatttaaatgattgttttacTGATACATCACTTTGCATACGAAAAAATATCAAAGCACTTAGTGAATATCATACAcgataatatttcaaaattttcgtttatatttaacaattttcccataccttctcgaataaaTAATTGTGCATTTTATACTCTTTAAAAAGTAACGAATCATAATCTGATAAAATGTTTCATTGACACCATGGTTGAAAATCAGCCTATTTTTACAGCATTTGTTTTACGTTCTTGTTACAACCACCATCGATTTCGTTAATTTAGTTATGAATAAATTAATTAGCACAAGGACACATGCTGTTTCACACGAAGCTGTAACATTGGCTAATGAAATTCACATGTGTACTAAGTTACTTATTGCCCTGTGTGGTAACAATGATTAGAATCATTGGGTGCCAAAAATTTGTCCCCTCCCCACCCTCACGAGCCGTTCTTTCCTATCGTTCGTACGGAGAGGGGTACTCTTTTATTTAAGGGGGAGACCGGAGGGAAGCCAAGGAAAATCTTATAAGCTAAAATAAAAGCGAAACAAGGCAAGGTTCGCAAGACTCTTTTTTCAGTCTGAAGAGGTACTTAGAGGAGTGGCCATCATACTACAGGTATCTTATTGCCCAACTGTTCAAACTGTTAACAACCGTCCTCGTCTGACGAATAATTAAAATAGTGTGGTTTCGAATAATGTTGTGTGTTTTAGTTCCGAAGAGTTGTAAGTTTCAAGTgacagtgaatatatttgatgtGGTTGTTTAAAAGTGTCAGTGCCATTTTTTACTTAACATTTCGCTCAATCAATGTTACAACTATAAAAACTGCGAAGTTTTCTTTAAGTCTGCTCAATAACAAGTAGATATACCATTTCTTCTGGTCTAATATTTTAAGAGTAGATATAGTTTTTGTTACCGAATACAAAACAATATTATACTGATATACACGGCTACGGCATACGtattaagaaaattaattttattttcaaacacGACAAGTTTTAGAGTAGGCCAGAATCAATTAATTAGAAAGATTGATTATACACTATTAAAAGTTGATTATTAACTTCTGAGATCAACATTTCGGTTAATCGACATTTCATTATTTTTGAAAACTGTACCATGTTACGGTATGTTTTGATTTCTTACATTTTTTAGTTACCTTAGACGGCGTATGGTGtctgtaaaaataattaattctgaCATACTATTCTCACTTTTAAAAAATCGTCCTCCATTGAGCTTTGTGTCTTAAGTAATCAATAACAGTTAAATATCAAACGACCTATGTCGTTGTAATAATGattatttgtattatttcataaatattataaaacatCACTAATGTTAACGATCAAAGAACAACATTTCTAACtcaccaaaataattttttatatcgtACATATAttcaaatgtttcatataattcAATTGTTCAGGTTTGTATACGATTTGTATACAGTTTGATAATTTCAAGCAATCTGTAATTAAATAAAGATAGTCTAATTTACTGTTTAACATATATCATATAACATCACTGACATTATACGAAAACTGTTATCATACTTGTTCCAATTAAGTCAGCACATTACTAGATAAAGCATTCTATTGTTACATATACTAACCGATGTCACAATCAAACAGTTTGTTGTATCTTAACGTGACCTGTTTCTCCTCGTTAAATATATCTCATTAGCTAAATATATCAATTGAGACTACTAACTGAATGATCTAATTGAAGAAACGTGTTGAATATTGATGATTATATAGAACATACAAGCGAACCTTGAAACTTTAATACATTATTTtgcatttaaaaagaaaactgataaagaaaatataaagaaaAGTTCGTTCATACGATGCGATTTTATGATCGATTTTTCCTACTTCCACCGATTTCTGCCCACAAATTAATGTTCAATGAGGTTAATGTCTGAACTTTATGCTGGTGTATGCAATACATAAACATTCTTTTACAGTTCTTGAGGTCAttgttttgttaaaaatatgaaataaaaacTGCCTAATAACCCCAGTTTTTTAGCACTTtcttttaaattcttttttaaaatattcaaatatttacatttatctAGAAGATCAATATATAAAACCGACATTTCCAGTGATGTTTGCCTCATAACATGATTATAAGTTACCGAACACTCAGTAAATGCAGTATAAGAATCAATTACCATTACGAAGTGAAATTATCTCGTATCAATTTTTCATATTACagcgaaaatataaattatatttaatcgtGACATTCTATCGATTAAGTTTGAACTTTAAAGTGttataactcttgaactattaAGTTTAAGGCCGAAGTATTTtgcatctaatacttttttgtagagatTAAAAAACTGTATCCGGTAGTCCGATCAAGTTAAACAAGTGCAGTTGCATTTTTTATATgcaaaaaaatgaataaaattacattAAGTTTGTGAATTATTCGTTGTTGTTTAATTTTGCCTTATTTTTTGTATCTCTAATTGTTTTAGAGATATAGCTTTTTTCCAGTTGCGTGGAAcgacactctgtatataatgATTGTTGAAATGATAAAAATCTTGTTTAGGGCAACAATAGTATTTTAACATCGAGAAACAAAGATTATAGAAAAGTGTGAGGTTGTATACGATTATATATGTATTCCAGGCCCAATTTACTCTTGAATTTGTGAATCATGTGGGCAGACGATGATGAACCAGCACCATGGGATATTGAAGAAACTCCAGAGGAACAACCCGCTGATGCTGCGCCTGCAGAAGGAGCTGCACCGGCTGGTGCTGCAGCTCCTGGAGAAAAGccaaaaataaaattagaaaaaattgaACCACCACATTACAATCATCACTGGGTTCGTCCTCTCTTTCTCAATTACGCATATCTGTACGACTACAGGTAAGTGTAAATTAATCTTTTTAGAATGTGTAAAAGGATAATGACATATATCATAGtgaccaaaatatttatcaacttcATGAAATTGGACAGCTACTATAATTGAAAAAATATAGCAAacaaatatattcaatatttcatttattataGAAACCATTACTTAATCATtttgttcttaaaaattccattaaaaattttaaattgatgattttaataataaataattttgttgaTTTGTTTGGTATAAATTTAGAaactttaaatatttacaattctctaaattaatttaatttctcgaCCTAATTATTAATCTCTGATACAATTTTTGAAATATAAATGACATATACTACCATTCATAAATCACCGGACATTTTGTTCATCTGTGTTAAAAAATACAAATTGAGGTGTAGATACAATTTTCTAAAACGACATTATTATCTTGCTTTATTATATTTACTCATAAATCAATAAATTACTACTTTACTGGAAATTCTATAATgcttgtataaaattaaaattaatatgcaaTAAGTAAAATTGTAGTCGTGGGAAATATTACAGGAAGATTGGAATAacattaatgaaaaaaatagttaaacacAATTGTCAACAGTATTCCATCATtaatttgaatgaccgttttcgAACGAAGCTAATGCATTCGTAAAACGAAAACATTTGTATTGTTCACTAACATTTGGTAAAATCTATGACACAATATAAGTTACTTTTTCTttataatgtaataaataaataagtattggttaatttcataatttatcaacattattttgtttcatttcttaaTTGTCAATTCGTTTTTATTTCATACTCATTTAACGTTCGGTGACTTATAGACTTATTGACTTTGCTTTTTACAAATGTGATTATCAGGAGTAAtaatttttatctttttttcAGGAAAAATTACTACGATGATGTAATTGATTATCTCAACCAAAGACAGAGAGGCATATTTCGTGAACCTCCCAGGGCTCAAGAATGGGCTGAACGAGCAATGAGAACCTATGATGAGAAGAACACTGATAGAAGCTACAAAAGATCTGCAGAcatgaaaaatataattaatatgaGACACGAACCTAGATACTACAGTTATCACACTCGGGCGTATTACAGTTTGAAGTACCAGAAGAttctttgaatttatttttttttttgataagaAAATGTGTAACCCGATATTAAATGAATCGTCATTCGCGGCATAGATATAGATTTCGTTGCAGTATATTTACATGTGGTTTCTATCGCCTTTACTATTTAAACGCATATTTCATCTATGATATTTATTTCCGGTCCAACTCTTGATACCATAAACAGAAAGCAATAGAATGTTTCGCGCATACAAATTGTCACTTGTGCTTGATATTTCAGACATCAAATTCGTTGTAATCTATTATGTAAAcattttataataattgttATCTCCTTAAttagttatttattttatgCAATCGTCCGATTACTTGGAGATAGACAGTCCTATCTACGATATACATGTATATGCACTAAATTTCGATGCATACTGTATGTATACTGCTACTGAAGCACTTTGAAATACACTTGTACTCTCAAACATTATATTGAAACTGTTTCTTTAAATGTGGCTACGTTAACGTCCCTTTGCTGTTTAATTTCTCTTTGTAgagaagaaaataatattttgataTAATAGAACTTCATTCATATGAACCCAGCCGGGGAGAAACAATTTATATAACTGGGCAGGTTCGTATAATAACCGATTATCccaattatttttaactttccATTCGTATGACCAGAGTTCTTGTTCAGATAAGTGGATTTAATTCAGATCtggatgaaatttatttatttcaaatagtaatttttaaaaaatcatttcaaataatgttaatttatattttataaataatgtgTTTCAATTGATTTTAGATTCTTCATTTAGTTAATTAATAGTAAACTGAAATACAGCTTATTTagggaaataatatttatatcttAATTGAAAGATTTTGTTCTCTGTATAACGTTTGGAAAAAGCATTGAATAATATATAGGAATTATCGTAGTGTTGGAAACCGGGTAAGAAACTCGTAGACTATCGGTATATTACAGGTATAACATATTTCACAGTGGTTTTTAATACTATTCGGTTATAATAACTAGAGTTCTACGATAAGACTAACGAGGAATGATGTGACGTGAAGTGATCGTATTCAAATTCGTACTGAAAATCAGCGAGTCTATGTTTTGGAATCTATgtacaatatatttatattctagCGTGCTGCGCTAACTAAGATGTTTTTGCGGACTTCGACTATTTGACGGAAGGGTATTGTGACTCAGGATAGATACAGATAGCAAACAGGGGACTGGTCCTCCAACACCTCCCCCTCCAAAAACAAAATTGAATACGTAGGATTCAATTTACAAACTACATCAAAAATTCACAATATATAGTTGTGTgttaatataatacaatattttttaagaatTCTTAATGCTTAAAATAGCTACTTATAAATTaatcaaaaaaaaatttgataatTATACAGATGATTGACGACCTCGCCGATTTCGATTACCTTGAAATTTGGCATGTTGTCAAGGTCactattttgaacaacttttccctATATATGTTATACGCCGCTCGGCCTTCGTTTTTCAGATATTcgcaataataattttattgccgTCATTCAAAGTCGACTGTCGGTTCAAAGCCACAATTTTAGACatttttttcctgcaataaaaaacaagaatatggaaCTTCGTTCCATGAGCCCTGCGAAGCAAAAAATAAAACATCCCCCACGTCTTGAACAGTAACATATTAAATTCATTCATTAACACAACTTAATGGAGCAATTGTCCCACTGAGCGTGAGTGTCAACCTCAACGGGTTGCGGGTAAAGAAGAACAGGACTTCGGTGGAAATATCCATCGACCCGATCCATCGACTTGGTTGAATCTCCTGGGACCAGAGAAATCTGCAGAAGTCCCAGCACCAGCATGGATCAGCCTCAGAAGGAGATTGAATAACTCGCATCGTACATACTCGAATTCAAATACTCAATCTTCTTGTAAGAAACTTCCTATATTTCCAATTACAATATGTCTCAAGACGAAGTGAACACAACAACTCAAGTACGAAGAGAACGACTTTCACTAGAATTGTTGGATGACTAACTTCCTGATCCTTTAGTTTACTGATAATCTCAACCCAGCGACTTTGACGACTGAGTCACTCTTGTTTTCGTTAAACTCCTAGAGATAGCTACGTTAGTCATCCTAGGACTAAGGGTTAAATGTCCAATCCCCACCAAATAGGAAGGATATATAAGGACTCTTCAGAATATGAAGAGGGCCTTTTTTCTCTCTGACTGTCACTCGTCACGACACTCAGAATTACTGTTCAAGACGAATTGCCGAGTTCCGAACTATTAAGGTTTAAGACTTCGTGTATTAAGTGTTAGTATTTCGTGTATTAAgttttagtat
The window above is part of the Colletes latitarsis isolate SP2378_abdomen chromosome 2, iyColLati1, whole genome shotgun sequence genome. Proteins encoded here:
- the Fln gene encoding flightin gives rise to the protein MWADDDEPAPWDIEETPEEQPADAAPAEGAAPAGAAAPGEKPKIKLEKIEPPHYNHHWVRPLFLNYAYLYDYRKNYYDDVIDYLNQRQRGIFREPPRAQEWAERAMRTYDEKNTDRSYKRSADMKNIINMRHEPRYYSYHTRAYYSLKYQKIL